CTGACGGCGGGCGCCTCGATGCTTGGCACCGATCTCGCGGGTCTGGACGAACTCGCGATGCGGGCTGAGCCGGGGGCGGGTGGTCTGACGATGCTGCCGTACCTCGACGGGGAGCGGACGCCGAACCTGCCGGGCGCTACAGGCCTGCTGGGCGGCATCACCCGAACCAATGCCACCCCAGAGAATGTGGCCAGGGCCTGTGTCGAAGGCATGCTGTGCAACCTGGAATTCAGCGCGGCCGGCCTTGCGGCACAAGGGATTTCCATCGACCGAGTCCTCCTTATCGGGGGAGCGTCCAAGTCCCAAGCCGTGCGCGCACTGGCCTCAACCATCTTCGATGCGCCGGTGGTCATCCCGGCCTCCGCCGAGTACGTCGGCCTGGGCGCCGCCCGCCAGGCTGCGTGGGCGCTGACCGGCGAGTACCCGGACTGGAAGATCGCGGTTGACGACGAACTTGCACCAGGCGACGGTGCTGCGGGCAGGCGGGTCCGCGAGCAGTACGCCGCACTCGGCGCGCGCGTCGAGTGGGCTTAGTGGTCTTCGCGGAGTGCTTCCGCGTCGCCCGACAACACCCGCACCTCACGCACCGCGGCCACAGGTAGGGGTGCGTAGAGGTGTGGGAACTCCTCACCGGTCTGCGGATTGCCGACCTCGACCACGACGTCGGCCTCGATCTGCTCGGCATCGATGGTGAGCAACACGAGTTCCTCGACGTCGCCGTAGAACGCGGCGCGGACCTGGGGCCACTGATGCTCATAGGACAGGTGCATGAAGCCCACCTGCGTCAAGGTTGCCCCGCGCGTGGAGATCTCATAGACGCCTCGGCGCTGGGCCTCCTCCCAGTCGCTGGGCAGGGCGAGGTGGAAAAGCGGAGTGCTCATGGAGGCAGCCAATCACGGCCAGGCTTCGGGAACACCTCGCACGAGATCAGGTGACGAAAGTCTCCGCCGGCGGGCGATATTTCCTTCGACTAAGAACATTTCGATATGGAATAATAACGTCCATGTCCCTCGCCCCCTACCGTCGCGTCTTTTCCTACCCGCGGGCCCGCCAGATGTTGCTGCTGGGCTTGCTCCTGAGAGTGCCGATCTTCAGCACGGGCGTGCTGCTGATGTTGCACGTCACCGACCATTTGGGACGGTCCTGGACTGAGGCAGGGGTCGTGTCGGCATTAGCGACCTTGGCTATCGCGATCAGCGGGCCGTGGCGTGGGCGGTTGCTCGACACCTATGGTCTGCGGCGGGTGCTGATCCCCTCGATTGTCATCACGGGGACGACCTGGGCGATTGCGCCCTTCGTGGGTTATTGGCCGCTGCTGATCATGGTCGGCGTCGCCGGGCTGTTCGTCGTGCCGATCTTCTCTATCGCCCGCCAGGGTGTGATCGCGGCCGTGCCGAGCGGGGACCGGCGCACGGCACTGTCGGCGGACAGCGTCACGGTCGAGCTCGCCTATATGTCCGGCCCGGCGCTGGCGTTGCTTATCTCCACCCAGATCGGGACGGCGTGGACGCTACTGATGGTGCAGATGCTGGCGCTCCTGGGCAGTGTGACGTTGTGGATTCTCAATCCGCCACTGCGTGAAGAAGGGGACCAACAGGCTGGCCCGGTGGATGCGCCGGCCGCCTCAGTTGCGCGTTCGTCGTGGTTGGGCCCGCGATTCGTGGTGCTTTGTCTTGCGGCCGCCGCGACCACGATCGTTCTGGTCGGCAGCGAGGTTGCCGTTGTCGCCGCGGTCAAGGACTGGGGTGATGAGGGCCAATTGGGCGTGATCTTCGCGGCGTGGGGCCTTGGTTCGATTCTCGGCGGGGTGACCTATGGGGCGCTGTCTCGTGGATTCTCGCCGTTCTTGTTGTTGGCGGCGCTGGCGGTGACCTCGGTGCCTATGGCGT
This genomic window from Demetria terragena DSM 11295 contains:
- a CDS encoding DUF952 domain-containing protein, with translation MSTPLFHLALPSDWEEAQRRGVYEISTRGATLTQVGFMHLSYEHQWPQVRAAFYGDVEELVLLTIDAEQIEADVVVEVGNPQTGEEFPHLYAPLPVAAVREVRVLSGDAEALREDH
- a CDS encoding MFS transporter — its product is MSLAPYRRVFSYPRARQMLLLGLLLRVPIFSTGVLLMLHVTDHLGRSWTEAGVVSALATLAIAISGPWRGRLLDTYGLRRVLIPSIVITGTTWAIAPFVGYWPLLIMVGVAGLFVVPIFSIARQGVIAAVPSGDRRTALSADSVTVELAYMSGPALALLISTQIGTAWTLLMVQMLALLGSVTLWILNPPLREEGDQQAGPVDAPAASVARSSWLGPRFVVLCLAAAATTIVLVGSEVAVVAAVKDWGDEGQLGVIFAAWGLGSILGGVTYGALSRGFSPFLLLAALAVTSVPMAWASSAGAVAVLGLIAGVFCAPTVTASVEAVSRAVPALARGEAMGWHGSSMTMGSAIAAPLAGVAIDHGGYQVAILVVCAVGLAIALGGGSVMLRERRRAQRLALAA